One Corynebacterium uterequi DNA segment encodes these proteins:
- a CDS encoding pyruvate carboxylase yields MTTEQLPSFRKVLVANRGEIAVRAFRAAYETGATTVAVYPREDRNSFHRPFADEAVRIGTEGAPVKAYLDISEIIRAAKRSDADAIYPGYGFLSERADLARACRDNGITFIGPTPETLDLTGDKSAAVEAAKAAGLPVLRDSEPSTDPDTLVEYSQDFTFPIFVKAVAGGGGRGMRFVETPEQLRQLAAEASREAEAAFGDAHVYLETAVINPQHIEVQILADSQGNVIHLYERDCSLQRRHQKVVEIAPAQHIPAELRDRICADAVRFCQHINYQGAGTVEFLVDESGNHVFIEMNPRVQVEHTVTEEVTGVDIVKAQIHLAAGATLEELGLRQDSIGLVGAALQCRITTEDPNNGFRPDSGVITSYRSPGGAGVRLDGSVAVGTEITPNFDSLLVKMTCRGADFQQAVHRALRALNEFKVGGVSTNIGFLRALLREPEFQNERIDTGFINAHPHLLDAPSASDAHDRILHFLADVTVNKPNGPAPTRIQPWRKLMNVDLDEPRRRGSRDELLELGPQGYASKIRAQRALGVTDTTFRDAHQSLLATRVRTDTLIHPAVATSHLMPQLFSVEAWGGATYDVAMRFLYEDPWKRLDALREAMPNINIQMLLRGRNTVGYTPYPESVTRAFVQEAADSGIDIFRIFDALNDVSQMRPAIDAVLETNTTIAEVAMAYSGNLLDPHEDLYTLDYYLKLAENIVDTGAHILAIKDMAGLLRPAAAAKLVAALRKEFDLPIHVHTHDTAGGQLATYLAAAEAGADIVDGASAPLAGTTSQPSLSAIVAAFANTNRDTGIAEAAVAELEPYWEGVRQVYAPFESGIPGPTGRVYRHEIPGGQLSNLRTQATALGLGDRFELIEDAYAGVNEILGRPTKVTPSSKVVGDLALSLVGAGITPAEFAQDPHKYDIPDSVISFLRGELGTPPGGWPELTEKILEGRGQGHAPMVDVSKDDESKLRSANRLDRRATLDRLLFPKQAAEFAEHRRLFGDTSLLEDHIFFYGLPEGVETVVRYGDAEDQRTPMVVRLDAIGEPDDKGMRSVVLTVNGQIRPLQVRDRNVESNVAEVEKANPAEAGHVPAPFAGVVTVSVKAGDAVKAGEPVATIEAMKMEASISATIDGTVDRVAISGATKVEGGDLIVVVKPAE; encoded by the coding sequence GTGACCACCGAGCAACTGCCCTCCTTCCGCAAGGTCCTCGTCGCCAACCGCGGCGAGATTGCGGTACGCGCATTCCGCGCCGCGTACGAAACCGGCGCCACCACCGTCGCGGTCTACCCCCGCGAAGACCGCAACTCCTTCCACCGCCCCTTCGCCGACGAAGCAGTCCGAATCGGCACAGAAGGCGCCCCCGTCAAGGCCTACCTCGACATCTCCGAAATCATCCGCGCCGCGAAACGCTCCGACGCCGACGCCATCTACCCCGGCTACGGCTTCCTCTCCGAACGCGCCGACCTCGCCCGCGCCTGCCGCGACAACGGCATTACCTTTATCGGCCCGACGCCGGAAACCCTCGACCTCACCGGCGATAAATCCGCAGCCGTCGAAGCCGCCAAGGCGGCGGGCCTACCGGTACTGCGCGACTCGGAACCGTCGACGGATCCGGACACGCTCGTCGAATACAGCCAGGATTTCACCTTCCCCATCTTCGTCAAGGCCGTCGCCGGCGGCGGCGGACGCGGTATGCGCTTCGTCGAAACCCCGGAGCAGCTACGCCAGCTCGCTGCCGAGGCTTCCCGCGAGGCGGAGGCCGCTTTCGGCGACGCGCACGTGTACCTGGAGACGGCGGTCATCAACCCGCAGCATATCGAGGTACAGATCCTCGCCGATTCCCAAGGCAACGTCATCCACCTCTACGAACGTGACTGCTCCCTGCAGCGCCGCCACCAGAAGGTCGTCGAGATCGCACCCGCCCAGCACATCCCAGCCGAGCTGCGCGACCGCATCTGCGCCGACGCTGTCCGTTTCTGCCAACACATCAACTACCAGGGCGCCGGTACGGTCGAATTCCTCGTCGACGAGTCCGGCAACCACGTCTTCATCGAGATGAATCCACGCGTTCAAGTGGAGCACACAGTCACCGAGGAAGTCACCGGCGTCGACATCGTCAAGGCCCAGATCCACCTCGCGGCCGGCGCCACCCTGGAGGAGCTTGGGCTGCGGCAGGACAGCATCGGCCTCGTCGGCGCCGCGCTGCAATGCCGCATCACCACCGAAGACCCGAACAATGGCTTCCGCCCCGACTCCGGCGTCATCACCAGCTACCGTTCCCCGGGCGGCGCAGGCGTCCGGCTCGACGGCAGCGTCGCCGTAGGAACCGAAATCACCCCGAATTTCGACTCGCTGCTCGTCAAGATGACGTGCCGCGGTGCCGACTTCCAGCAAGCCGTGCACCGCGCACTGCGCGCACTGAACGAATTCAAGGTCGGCGGCGTGTCGACCAACATCGGGTTCCTCCGCGCACTCCTGCGTGAACCGGAATTCCAGAACGAACGCATTGACACCGGGTTCATCAACGCCCATCCGCACCTGCTCGACGCTCCGTCGGCCTCCGACGCCCACGACCGCATCCTCCATTTCCTGGCCGATGTCACGGTCAACAAACCCAACGGGCCTGCGCCGACGCGTATCCAACCGTGGCGCAAGCTGATGAATGTTGACCTCGACGAGCCCCGTCGCCGCGGCTCCCGTGACGAGCTCCTCGAACTCGGCCCCCAGGGCTACGCCAGCAAGATCCGCGCCCAGCGCGCCCTCGGCGTCACTGACACCACGTTCCGCGACGCCCACCAATCCCTCCTGGCCACACGCGTGCGAACGGACACCCTCATCCACCCGGCGGTCGCCACCAGCCACCTCATGCCGCAACTGTTCTCCGTGGAAGCGTGGGGCGGCGCCACCTACGACGTTGCCATGAGATTCCTCTACGAGGACCCGTGGAAGCGGCTCGACGCGCTGCGCGAAGCGATGCCGAACATCAACATCCAAATGCTGCTGCGGGGCCGTAACACCGTCGGCTACACCCCGTACCCGGAATCGGTCACGAGGGCATTCGTCCAGGAAGCAGCCGATTCCGGCATCGATATCTTCCGCATCTTCGACGCTCTCAACGACGTCTCCCAGATGCGCCCCGCTATCGACGCGGTCTTGGAAACCAACACCACCATCGCCGAAGTCGCGATGGCCTACTCCGGAAACCTCCTCGACCCCCACGAGGACCTCTACACCCTCGACTACTACCTCAAACTGGCCGAGAACATCGTCGACACCGGCGCGCACATTCTTGCCATCAAGGACATGGCCGGCCTCCTGCGACCCGCCGCAGCCGCCAAACTCGTGGCCGCTCTGCGCAAGGAATTCGATCTGCCGATCCACGTCCATACCCACGACACCGCCGGCGGCCAGCTCGCCACCTACCTCGCCGCTGCCGAAGCCGGCGCCGACATCGTCGACGGCGCCTCAGCCCCCCTCGCAGGTACGACATCCCAGCCATCCTTGTCCGCCATCGTCGCCGCCTTCGCCAACACTAACCGCGACACGGGCATTGCCGAAGCTGCCGTTGCCGAGTTGGAACCGTATTGGGAAGGCGTGCGTCAGGTCTACGCGCCCTTCGAGTCTGGCATCCCGGGGCCAACGGGCCGCGTATACCGGCACGAAATCCCGGGCGGGCAATTGTCGAACCTCCGTACGCAGGCGACAGCCCTGGGCCTTGGCGACCGCTTCGAATTGATCGAAGACGCCTACGCTGGCGTGAACGAAATCCTGGGCCGGCCGACGAAGGTAACCCCGTCGTCGAAGGTTGTGGGTGACCTGGCGCTGTCCCTGGTCGGAGCAGGCATTACCCCGGCCGAATTTGCCCAAGATCCGCACAAGTACGACATTCCGGACTCGGTCATCTCCTTCCTCCGAGGCGAATTGGGTACCCCTCCGGGCGGTTGGCCCGAGCTCACCGAGAAGATCCTGGAGGGTCGTGGTCAGGGACACGCACCGATGGTCGATGTGTCGAAGGACGATGAGTCGAAGCTGCGGTCTGCGAACCGCCTCGATCGTCGCGCAACTCTGGATCGGCTCCTGTTCCCGAAGCAAGCCGCTGAGTTTGCCGAGCACCGTCGGCTGTTCGGCGACACGTCGCTGCTCGAGGACCATATCTTCTTCTACGGTCTGCCGGAGGGCGTCGAGACAGTTGTGCGATATGGGGATGCCGAGGACCAGCGGACGCCGATGGTGGTGAGGCTTGATGCCATCGGCGAACCGGACGATAAGGGTATGCGGTCCGTCGTCCTCACCGTCAACGGACAGATCCGGCCTTTGCAGGTTCGTGACCGTAACGTGGAATCCAACGTGGCCGAGGTGGAGAAAGCGAACCCGGCCGAGGCTGGGCACGTGCCGGCACCGTTCGCCGGCGTGGTGACCGTGTCAGTGAAGGCCGGTGACGCGGTGAAGGCCGGTGAACCGGTAGCGACGATTGAGGCTATGAAGATGGAAGCCTCAATTTCGGCCACTATCGATGGCACGGTGGATCGTGTCGCGATTTCGGGTGCGACGAAGGTGGAAGGCGGCGATTTGATCGTCGTCGTGAAGCCGGCGGAGTAG
- a CDS encoding amidohydrolase: MTSLYSAAVAYLDDTRTAREELYKWFHQNPELSMQEEGTVQRILAELDDAGVPGQRVGHGVVAVLTNGDGPTVAMRADFDALPVKEDSGVDYASTATQVSERTGTEVPVAHMCGHDFHTTWLISTVRFLATHRELWSGTFEAVFQPAEETAEGGKDLVAHGITDAMPTPDIMLGQHVMGVLPMGTVATNAGVSFSTASTIKVTLRGTGSHGSMPEKSVDPIVLAANVIMNLQTIVSREIKPQEMAVVTVGAIHGGAKSNIIPSEVVLDLNTRCYSAEVQEQLHGAIERIVRGLCTAARAQEPQFEYSDLFPLLVNDPDVTHRVTESFKELLGDDATGSYDPFAGSEDFPDVPNAFDVPYTFWIVGGFPDPATAPGNHSPQFVPQLDPTLDLGTRATVAALTPWLAKDNG, translated from the coding sequence ATGACCAGCCTCTACAGCGCCGCCGTCGCCTACCTCGACGACACGCGCACTGCCCGTGAGGAACTCTACAAGTGGTTCCACCAGAACCCGGAGCTGTCGATGCAGGAAGAAGGCACCGTGCAGCGCATCCTCGCCGAGCTCGACGACGCCGGCGTGCCCGGCCAGCGTGTGGGGCACGGCGTCGTCGCCGTCCTCACCAATGGTGACGGCCCCACCGTCGCCATGCGGGCGGACTTCGACGCCCTGCCGGTCAAAGAAGACAGCGGCGTCGACTACGCCTCCACCGCCACCCAGGTCTCCGAGCGGACCGGCACGGAAGTACCCGTCGCGCACATGTGCGGCCACGACTTCCACACCACCTGGCTGATCAGCACCGTCCGCTTCCTGGCAACCCACCGCGAGCTGTGGTCCGGCACCTTCGAAGCCGTCTTCCAGCCCGCCGAAGAAACCGCCGAGGGTGGCAAAGACCTCGTCGCCCACGGCATCACGGACGCCATGCCCACCCCGGACATCATGCTCGGCCAACACGTCATGGGCGTCCTGCCCATGGGCACGGTCGCGACCAACGCGGGCGTCTCCTTCTCCACGGCGTCCACCATCAAGGTCACGCTGCGCGGTACCGGATCGCACGGCTCCATGCCCGAAAAGTCCGTCGACCCGATTGTGCTCGCCGCGAACGTCATCATGAACCTGCAAACCATCGTGTCGCGGGAAATCAAACCCCAAGAAATGGCCGTCGTCACGGTCGGCGCGATCCACGGCGGCGCGAAGTCCAACATCATCCCCAGCGAAGTCGTCCTCGACCTCAACACCCGCTGCTACTCCGCCGAGGTCCAAGAGCAGCTCCACGGCGCCATCGAACGCATCGTCCGCGGCCTGTGCACCGCCGCCCGCGCCCAGGAGCCGCAGTTCGAATACTCCGACCTCTTCCCGCTGCTCGTCAACGACCCGGACGTCACCCACCGCGTCACGGAATCCTTCAAGGAGCTGCTCGGCGACGACGCCACCGGCTCCTACGACCCGTTCGCCGGCTCCGAGGACTTCCCCGACGTGCCCAACGCCTTCGACGTCCCCTACACCTTCTGGATCGTCGGCGGATTCCCCGACCCGGCCACCGCACCCGGCAACCACTCCCCCCAATTCGTGCCGCAGCTCGACCCCACCCTCGACCTCGGCACCCGGGCCACCGTCGCCGCCCTGACCCCGTGGCTCGCCAAGGATAACGGCTAG
- a CDS encoding Cj0069 family protein: MHKAIVVFEVEGGSDKGPDGHRKDTMPIVNAIIDAGWHSEVVYYHPDNAAEIFDRVSTEFDAYISRVNPGTIPGGEKGYFELLTKLADAGLVGMSTPADMMAYGAKDALVKLNQTPLVPEDTAAYYEVEQFHETFPTSLSYGERVLKQNRGSTGEGIWRVRLADAELAETVTPGTALPLDTALKCTEAVDNKTHDYTLGEFMDFCDQYIIGDNGMLVDMRFMPRIVEGEIRILLVGPDPVFIVHKKPAEGGDSFSATLFSGAKYTYNKPEEWPELLDMFEKARPVIAENLGEQGDVPLIWTADFMLDDAEDGSDTYVLGEINCSCVGFTSELDMGIQQKVAAEAIRRVEAR, from the coding sequence ATGCACAAAGCAATTGTTGTCTTCGAAGTAGAGGGCGGGTCTGACAAGGGGCCCGACGGCCACCGCAAGGACACCATGCCGATTGTCAACGCCATTATCGACGCCGGCTGGCATTCTGAGGTCGTCTACTACCATCCGGACAACGCCGCGGAGATCTTCGATCGGGTCTCCACCGAGTTCGACGCGTATATTTCCCGCGTCAACCCCGGCACCATCCCCGGCGGCGAGAAGGGCTACTTCGAGCTGCTGACCAAGCTCGCCGACGCCGGCCTGGTGGGCATGTCCACCCCGGCGGACATGATGGCCTACGGCGCCAAGGACGCCCTGGTCAAGCTCAACCAGACCCCGTTGGTCCCGGAGGACACCGCCGCCTACTACGAGGTGGAGCAGTTCCACGAGACGTTCCCGACGTCGCTGTCCTACGGCGAGCGGGTGCTCAAGCAGAATCGTGGTTCCACCGGCGAGGGCATCTGGCGGGTGCGGCTGGCCGACGCCGAGCTGGCCGAGACCGTCACCCCGGGCACCGCCCTGCCGCTCGACACCGCGCTGAAGTGCACCGAGGCCGTGGATAACAAGACCCACGACTACACCCTCGGCGAGTTCATGGACTTCTGCGACCAGTACATTATCGGCGACAACGGCATGCTCGTCGACATGCGTTTCATGCCGCGCATCGTCGAGGGCGAGATCCGCATCCTCCTCGTCGGCCCGGACCCGGTGTTCATCGTGCACAAGAAGCCGGCCGAGGGTGGGGATTCCTTCTCCGCCACCTTGTTCTCCGGGGCGAAGTACACCTACAACAAGCCGGAGGAGTGGCCGGAGCTGCTCGACATGTTCGAAAAGGCGCGCCCGGTCATCGCCGAGAACCTCGGCGAGCAGGGCGACGTGCCGCTGATCTGGACCGCCGACTTCATGCTCGACGACGCCGAGGACGGCTCCGACACCTACGTGCTCGGCGAGATCAACTGCTCCTGCGTGGGCTTCACCTCCGAATTGGACATGGGCATCCAGCAGAAGGTGGCGGCGGAGGCGATCCGCCGCGTCGAGGCGCGCTAG
- a CDS encoding MFS transporter, producing the protein MSRPTTTYRGDNRALTGFILGLLTFWLFAQTLLNTGPSIAEELGMSAPTMTTAIALSSLLSGMLIVAWGGLADNLGRVRIFTLGCLLNIIGCLLLAVAAGALAVPLFLLGRILQGMSIGAIMPSSMALLGAYWDGDDRERASSLWAFGTFGGSGLASIVGGVLANSAVGWRGTFLLSAAFSLAAILLTRHIPESRANTTTNQRFDIPGVITLAIGLLALQLLITRGSTWGWASTATILAAVAAAGLLAAFFTVERRSPNPLVRLGVFRNRGFTAATISNFLVNLSVGIIPLTLWALQQGHHLSTATAGYLTLAYPIVLILFLKISVNAIHTLGAKMTMAAGPGALAVATVLMSLTFLPSTVYYVLVVIGFGLFGAGLALYATPSISMALSELPADQTGAGSGVYKMASSLGGGIGVAISGSVYTAIATTGNPLDAARIGLYVNIAFLVAACLLVLTMLGKKTSTR; encoded by the coding sequence ATGTCGCGTCCCACCACAACCTACCGCGGTGATAACCGCGCCCTCACCGGCTTCATCCTCGGCCTGCTCACCTTCTGGCTCTTCGCCCAGACCCTCCTCAACACCGGCCCCAGCATCGCCGAAGAACTAGGCATGTCCGCGCCGACGATGACCACCGCCATCGCCCTATCCTCCCTCCTGTCCGGCATGCTCATCGTCGCCTGGGGCGGACTGGCCGACAACCTCGGGCGCGTCCGCATCTTCACCCTCGGCTGCCTCCTCAACATCATCGGCTGCCTCCTGCTCGCCGTCGCCGCCGGAGCCCTCGCCGTCCCCCTCTTCCTCCTCGGCCGCATCCTCCAAGGCATGTCCATCGGCGCCATCATGCCCTCCTCCATGGCGCTGCTCGGCGCCTACTGGGATGGCGACGACCGCGAACGCGCCTCCTCCCTCTGGGCGTTCGGCACCTTCGGCGGCTCCGGACTCGCCTCCATCGTCGGCGGCGTCCTCGCTAACTCCGCCGTCGGCTGGCGCGGCACCTTCCTCCTCTCGGCCGCCTTCTCCCTCGCCGCCATCCTCCTCACCCGGCACATCCCCGAATCCCGCGCCAACACCACCACCAACCAGCGCTTCGACATCCCCGGCGTCATCACCCTCGCCATCGGACTCCTCGCCCTCCAACTCCTCATCACCCGAGGCTCCACCTGGGGCTGGGCCTCCACCGCCACCATCCTCGCCGCCGTCGCCGCCGCCGGCCTCCTCGCCGCCTTCTTCACCGTCGAACGACGCTCCCCCAACCCACTCGTGCGACTCGGCGTCTTCCGCAACCGCGGATTCACCGCCGCCACCATCTCCAACTTCCTCGTCAACCTCTCCGTCGGCATCATCCCCCTCACCCTCTGGGCCCTCCAACAAGGCCACCACCTCAGCACCGCCACCGCCGGCTACCTCACCCTCGCCTACCCCATCGTCCTCATCCTCTTCCTCAAAATCTCCGTCAACGCCATCCACACACTCGGCGCAAAAATGACCATGGCCGCCGGCCCCGGTGCCCTCGCCGTCGCCACCGTCCTCATGAGCCTCACCTTCCTGCCCTCCACCGTCTACTACGTCCTCGTCGTCATCGGATTCGGACTCTTCGGCGCCGGCCTCGCCCTCTACGCCACCCCCTCCATCTCCATGGCCCTCTCCGAACTCCCCGCCGACCAAACCGGCGCCGGATCCGGCGTCTACAAAATGGCATCCTCCCTCGGCGGCGGCATCGGCGTCGCCATCTCCGGCTCCGTCTACACCGCCATCGCCACCACCGGCAACCCCCTCGACGCCGCCCGCATCGGCCTCTACGTCAATATCGCCTTCCTCGTCGCAGCCTGCCTCCTCGTGCTCACTATGCTCGGAAAGAAAACATCAACCCGCTAA
- a CDS encoding acetyl/propionyl/methylcrotonyl-CoA carboxylase subunit alpha, with the protein MTTQVSPITKILVANRGEIALRIMRTARDLGIDTVAVYAGSDADAPFVNYADEAFHLPGDLPGRAYLDVDAIIALAQRCGADAIHPGYGFLSENADAARRVADAGLIWIGPTPEAIAALGDKVTARRVAASVDAPMAPGSSTSSTDADTALAFADAHGLPIAIKAAYGGGGRGMKVAHSREEIPELFASAVREATAAFGRGDCFVERYLDRARHVEAQVLADTHGNVAVVGTRDCTIQRRFQKLVEEAPAPFLTDAQRDRIHASARDICRAAGYVGAGTVEYLVTPDGLVSFLEVNTRLQVEHPVTEETTGLDLVAEQIRIAEGRTLDLPDTPATRGHSLEFRINGEDPALGFLPAPGQVTHYHEPAGPGVRVDSGVRPGSTVDGNFDSLLAKLIITGATREQAIARARRALAEFRIEGLPTVVDFHRALLDDPAFLNGATHTRWLDDDWDNTLTAYTGDDTADSADSAPWRERFVAEIDGRRVEVALPAGFGLATTRPASRRRPRATAVAHSDDVTSPMQATIVACHVTEGSTVTEGETLLVLEAMKMETPVVAHKTGTVTNLDAAPGSQVSKNQRLLTIADNA; encoded by the coding sequence GTGACCACTCAGGTCTCACCGATCACTAAAATTCTCGTGGCAAACCGGGGGGAGATCGCCCTGCGCATCATGCGCACCGCGCGCGACCTCGGCATCGACACCGTCGCCGTCTACGCGGGCTCCGACGCCGACGCCCCCTTCGTCAACTACGCCGACGAAGCCTTCCACCTGCCCGGCGACCTGCCGGGGCGCGCCTACCTCGACGTCGACGCCATCATCGCCCTCGCCCAGCGCTGCGGCGCCGACGCCATCCACCCCGGCTACGGATTCCTCTCCGAAAACGCCGACGCCGCCCGCCGCGTCGCCGACGCCGGCCTCATCTGGATCGGTCCCACCCCGGAGGCCATCGCCGCCCTCGGCGACAAGGTCACCGCCCGCCGCGTCGCCGCCAGCGTCGACGCCCCCATGGCACCTGGCTCCTCCACCTCGTCCACCGACGCCGACACCGCCCTCGCCTTCGCCGACGCCCACGGCCTGCCCATCGCCATCAAGGCCGCCTACGGCGGCGGCGGCCGCGGCATGAAGGTCGCCCACTCCCGCGAGGAGATCCCCGAGCTCTTCGCCTCCGCCGTCCGCGAGGCCACCGCCGCCTTCGGCCGCGGCGACTGCTTCGTCGAACGCTACCTCGACCGCGCCCGCCACGTCGAAGCCCAAGTCCTCGCCGACACCCACGGCAACGTCGCCGTCGTCGGCACCCGCGACTGCACCATCCAGCGCCGCTTCCAAAAGCTCGTCGAGGAAGCACCCGCGCCCTTCCTCACCGACGCCCAGCGCGACCGCATCCACGCCTCCGCGCGCGACATCTGCCGCGCCGCCGGCTACGTCGGCGCCGGGACCGTCGAATACCTCGTCACCCCCGACGGCCTCGTCTCCTTCCTGGAGGTCAACACGCGCCTGCAGGTCGAACACCCCGTCACCGAGGAAACCACCGGCCTCGACCTCGTCGCCGAACAGATCCGCATCGCCGAAGGCCGGACCCTCGACCTCCCCGACACTCCCGCCACCCGCGGCCACAGCCTGGAATTCCGCATCAACGGCGAAGACCCCGCCCTCGGCTTCCTGCCCGCGCCGGGCCAGGTCACCCACTACCACGAGCCCGCCGGCCCCGGCGTGCGCGTCGACTCCGGTGTGCGCCCCGGCAGCACCGTCGACGGCAACTTCGACTCCCTGCTCGCCAAACTCATCATCACCGGCGCCACCCGCGAGCAGGCCATCGCCCGCGCCCGGCGTGCCCTTGCCGAATTCCGCATCGAGGGCCTACCCACCGTCGTCGACTTCCACCGCGCCTTGCTCGACGACCCCGCCTTCCTCAACGGCGCCACCCACACCCGCTGGCTCGACGACGACTGGGACAACACCCTCACCGCCTACACCGGCGATGACACCGCCGATTCCGCCGATTCCGCCCCGTGGCGCGAACGCTTCGTCGCCGAAATCGACGGCCGACGAGTCGAGGTTGCCCTACCCGCCGGATTCGGCCTCGCCACCACCCGCCCGGCCAGTAGGCGTCGCCCCCGCGCCACCGCCGTCGCCCACAGCGACGACGTCACCTCACCCATGCAAGCGACCATCGTCGCCTGCCACGTCACCGAAGGCAGCACCGTCACCGAGGGCGAAACCCTGCTGGTCCTGGAGGCAATGAAGATGGAAACCCCCGTCGTCGCGCACAAAACCGGCACCGTCACCAACCTCGACGCCGCCCCCGGAAGCCAAGTGAGCAAGAACCAGCGGCTGCTCACCATCGCCGACAACGCCTAG
- a CDS encoding sulfurtransferase, producing MSLSTDPASDQAHYAHPNKIVTPSWLSARLGTSGLRVVESDEDTMLYNIGHIPGAVSIDWARDLNDPVTRDFIDGERFAALMKAKGISRDDTVVIYGDTANWWAAYTLWVFELFGHPDVRLLDGGRDAWMAEERDTSFDLPMYPPTEYPVVERADADLRAFYHEVRGAIGSDVQIVDARDHADYAGTRAPVFTAKGSYEMQRPGHIPGAINIPWEHATQPNAYFLSAADTAAYFSQLDTRRPVIVYCFLGARSAHTWFILRYLLGFTDVRVYDGSWTEWGNLVQAPIERELC from the coding sequence GTGAGCCTTTCCACCGACCCTGCCTCCGATCAAGCCCACTACGCCCACCCGAACAAAATCGTCACCCCCTCGTGGCTGTCCGCCCGGCTCGGGACGTCCGGCCTGCGGGTCGTCGAATCCGACGAAGACACCATGCTTTACAACATCGGCCACATCCCCGGGGCGGTGAGCATCGACTGGGCCCGGGACCTCAACGACCCCGTCACCCGCGACTTCATCGACGGCGAACGCTTCGCCGCGCTCATGAAGGCCAAGGGCATCTCCCGCGACGACACCGTCGTCATCTACGGCGACACCGCCAACTGGTGGGCCGCCTATACCCTGTGGGTCTTCGAGCTCTTCGGCCACCCCGACGTCCGCCTCCTCGACGGCGGCCGCGACGCCTGGATGGCGGAGGAACGCGACACCTCCTTCGACCTACCCATGTACCCACCCACCGAGTACCCCGTCGTCGAACGGGCCGACGCCGACCTGCGCGCCTTCTACCACGAAGTCCGCGGCGCCATCGGCAGCGACGTCCAGATCGTCGACGCCCGCGACCACGCCGACTACGCCGGCACCCGCGCCCCCGTCTTCACCGCCAAGGGCAGCTACGAAATGCAACGCCCCGGCCACATCCCCGGCGCGATCAACATCCCCTGGGAACACGCCACCCAGCCCAACGCCTACTTCCTCAGCGCCGCCGACACCGCCGCGTACTTCAGCCAGCTCGACACCCGCCGGCCGGTCATTGTCTACTGCTTCCTCGGCGCCCGCAGTGCCCACACCTGGTTCATCCTGCGCTACCTCCTCGGCTTTACCGACGTCCGCGTGTACGACGGCTCCTGGACCGAATGGGGCAACCTTGTCCAAGCGCCTATCGAACGCGAGCTTTGCTAG
- a CDS encoding HNH endonuclease signature motif containing protein, with product MSIIDEINALQRRGVDILRAAHEAVPRELADLTGIPLADARAWVRTAADLLGATRNTRQQADTLADAIRLEHSADTLVMINSYARRVKDPSRRWPLRRELAAIDGDYTTIQRRARQRLEELNRAAEPGTDDAPRARFRHDHERRRTMLSLSVPLETGRRLLASTLALIDDPHPSTEQLGRAFLELLEGDHDLGDITYVRNLIIGLDDAIALEQARTTGADASDILLACDDGTTMTGAEYVNATLAEHGYVGLFSAVDGPINLYHTRRFAEFKQRHLAMLENPVCPWPDCHQPAITSQINHLVEWQHGGGTNPVNLCTACGYHNGVNGLPHRGRLLRHRGRVSWLPPGGGPPRLSEHPANQRGAMNLI from the coding sequence GTGAGCATCATCGACGAGATCAACGCCCTCCAGCGACGAGGAGTGGACATCCTCCGCGCCGCGCACGAGGCCGTTCCCCGCGAACTCGCGGACCTCACGGGAATCCCCCTCGCCGACGCCCGCGCCTGGGTCCGCACCGCCGCCGACCTGCTCGGCGCCACGCGCAATACCCGGCAGCAGGCTGACACACTCGCCGACGCCATCCGCCTCGAGCACTCCGCGGACACGCTGGTAATGATCAACTCCTACGCGCGCCGAGTGAAAGACCCCAGCCGACGCTGGCCACTGCGGCGCGAACTCGCGGCCATCGACGGCGACTACACGACCATCCAGCGCCGCGCCCGTCAGCGCCTCGAAGAACTCAACCGAGCCGCCGAACCAGGCACCGACGACGCGCCTCGCGCCCGTTTCCGCCACGACCATGAACGACGCCGCACAATGCTGAGCCTCAGCGTGCCTCTCGAAACCGGACGCCGGCTGCTCGCCAGCACCCTCGCGCTGATCGACGACCCCCACCCGTCGACCGAGCAGCTCGGCCGCGCCTTCCTCGAACTACTCGAAGGCGACCACGACCTGGGCGACATCACCTACGTGCGCAACCTCATTATCGGCCTCGACGACGCCATCGCCCTAGAACAAGCACGAACAACCGGCGCCGACGCCAGCGACATCCTCCTCGCCTGCGACGACGGCACCACCATGACCGGCGCCGAATACGTCAACGCCACTCTCGCAGAACACGGCTACGTCGGACTATTCTCCGCCGTCGACGGGCCGATCAACCTCTACCACACACGACGCTTCGCCGAATTCAAACAACGCCACCTCGCGATGCTCGAAAACCCGGTATGCCCCTGGCCCGACTGCCACCAACCGGCCATCACCAGCCAGATCAACCACCTCGTCGAGTGGCAACACGGCGGCGGCACCAACCCGGTCAATCTGTGCACTGCCTGCGGATACCACAACGGGGTCAACGGCCTGCCACACCGAGGCCGGCTATTGAGACACCGAGGCAGGGTGTCGTGGCTACCTCCCGGAGGCGGTCCACCACGGCTCAGCGAACACCCGGCCAACCAGCGCGGCGCCATGAACCTGATCTAG